The following DNA comes from Acidobacteriota bacterium.
GCCCCGCCCTTCGTCGGAAACCGAGATCGCGACATGAACGCCATCCTGCACCGCGCCGACATGAATCGCGGACGACTCCGGCGCGTGCCGGGACGCGTTGGAGAAGAGGTTGTTCAAGACCTGGACGATGCGCCGCTCGTCGGCCATTACCCGCGGCAGGTCCGGCGGCAGGTCGATGCGGACGCTCTGCCGGCCACCGCCGCTCAGGAACGTCGTCCTCGCCCGGTCGACCAGCGCGGCCACCTCCGCCGGCTCGGGATCGATCGACAGCGTGCCCGAGTCGATGCGCCCCGCATCGAGCAGGTCGCCGATCAGGCCGTCCATGTGGTCGGCCTGTGCGTCGATGATCCGGAAGAACTGGCGCACCTCGGCCCGGTCCAGTACCCGCGCGGCGCGCAGCACGGTCGTCGTCGCCCCCTTGATCGAGGTGAGCGGCGCGCGCAGCTCGTGGCTCACCATGCCCAGGAAATCGGCCCGCAACCGCTCCAGCTCCTCGAGCGGCGCCAGGTCCTGCAGCGTGACCACCATCGACACGGCGGCGCCGTCGGCCGAGTGGATCGGCGTGGCGTTGACCAGCAGCGTGATGCGGCGGCCGTCGGGGACCGACAGCACGACCTCCTCGGCGCGCACCGTCGCGGCCCCGCTGATCACGCGCTTCATCGAGAACTCCGCCAGCGCGATCTCGCGCCCGTCGGAGAACCGGACTGTGAGCCCCTCCAGCAGCTCCTCCAGCGGCGAGCCGGTTGTGCTCAGCCTGCCGGCAAGCCGTCTGGCCTCCCGGTTCAACGACACCGGATGGCCCGTCACGGCGTCGAAGACAGCCACGCCGACCGGCGAGGTCTCCACTAGGGCCTCGAGGTCGGCCCGCGCCCGCTGCTCGGCCTGGTGCGTGCGGGCGTTGGCGATCGCGTTGGCCGCCTGCGAGGCGAACAACACCAGGACCTCCTCGTCATCGGCCGTGAACTCCTGTCCGCCTTCCTTCTCGGCGAGGAAGAAGTCGCCGACGTGCACGCCCCGATGACGCATCGGCGTCGCCTGCAAGGTCTTCGACAGCACCAGGACCGGCGTGTAGCCGAGCGAGCGAAGGTACGCCTGCAGGTCCGGCACTCTGAGCGGTCCAGCAAGGTCGCGCAGGTGCTCGAAGAAGCGCATCGCGTGGGGCCACTCCATCATCTGTTGCTGCTCGGCGGTGGTGAGTCCGGAGATAACGAAGTCCTGCGGCTGCCCCGCGTCGTCGATGGTCGTGATCACCCCGTAGCGGGCGCCGGTCAGGGCGCGGGCGCTGTCGACGGTTTCGCGCAGCACGGTGCCCACGTCGAGACTCGCACTGATGCGAAGGACAGCGGTACTCAGGCTGGAGATGCGCTCGCGCAGCGCGTCGGTTTCCCGCCCCGGCTCGTCGCTGGCGTTCAATGGCCCCTCCTGCTTCCCGGCGCCGACGCCCCGACCCGGCTGGTTCGGCCGCGCGTCAGGTCGCGGCATCTCTGTTGGGCGCCCGAATCGGGAACGCGTCGACACGTGGGCGCCGGCAATCCTCGATGAGCGGTCTCGCCGAGCCGTTCTCGCCGCGATACGCCAAAAAAACACTCTGCAAATGCACGTATTACGCATATAGTACATATTCGATTCCCTACAATCCAGAGGTGTGGGTCACATCGGGTCCAGCACGCAGCGGCCTCAAACCGGGAACCGGTCCGCAGACGCCTACGTCCCAGCAGCGATCCCCGGCCTGCATGCTCGCCGCGCGCAAACGCGGTTGGGAATCGACGCCGAACGGCGGCTTCTTGCGCGGCCGGAAAAGGCCGGTCGTGGACCTGCGACCGGCTCACGAACGGATCGACGCACTGGAAGCGACGCTCCGATCGGAAGTCGAGCTGTCTCGACGAAGGTCGACGCTGGAGCGGCGTCTGAACGACGTAGAGGAGAGGGTCAACGCGCTCGATTCCACGACGGGTCTGGTGATGCCGCGGCTCGAGTACCTCGTCACACCGAGATGCACCCGAATCGAGGACGGCAGGCCGAGAGTGTCGACGAATGGCGCGTCCCCGGCCGACCGAGCCCCGCGAGGCCGGCCATGAGAGTTGGCGCCCTCTGCTATCGCCGTCAGGGGGCGCAAGGGCGCGGCGCGGTCCAGTCTGAACACCTCGCCCGCGTCGCGTCCGCTTGGCACAACCTTCACTTGCCTGGGATCGCGATCGCGCCGTGCCGGGTACCGGTCAGCGCCGGCCGGCGGCGTCCTTGCGATGCGGGCCGTCGCAGATCATCGCCAGCACCGGGTCGTGC
Coding sequences within:
- a CDS encoding response regulator; this encodes MYYMRNTCICRVFFWRIAARTARRDRSSRIAGAHVSTRSRFGRPTEMPRPDARPNQPGRGVGAGKQEGPLNASDEPGRETDALRERISSLSTAVLRISASLDVGTVLRETVDSARALTGARYGVITTIDDAGQPQDFVISGLTTAEQQQMMEWPHAMRFFEHLRDLAGPLRVPDLQAYLRSLGYTPVLVLSKTLQATPMRHRGVHVGDFFLAEKEGGQEFTADDEEVLVLFASQAANAIANARTHQAEQRARADLEALVETSPVGVAVFDAVTGHPVSLNREARRLAGRLSTTGSPLEELLEGLTVRFSDGREIALAEFSMKRVISGAATVRAEEVVLSVPDGRRITLLVNATPIHSADGAAVSMVVTLQDLAPLEELERLRADFLGMVSHELRAPLTSIKGATTTVLRAARVLDRAEVRQFFRIIDAQADHMDGLIGDLLDAGRIDSGTLSIDPEPAEVAALVDRARTTFLSGGGRQSVRIDLPPDLPRVMADERRIVQVLNNLFSNASRHAPESSAIHVGAVQDGVHVAISVSDEGRGVPPEQLPHLFRKYAGVGGGDRAPDIGGVGLGLAICKGLAEAHGGRIRAESAGVGRGTTFTFTVPAADEPAGGAAAGTDGSRPRRSRAGREQTRILVVDDDPEMLRYVRDALAEAGYTPVVTGEAEELVGLIRRHRPALVLLDLMLPGTDGLELMQRVPKLADLPVIVISAYGRDETIARVLEAGAADYLVKPFSAAELVARVRAALRGRAGAEPFVLGDLAIDYEQRRVTMAGRPVELTLTEYELLRALSVNAGRVVTYESLLRDVWGERGGDAKHVRTFVKRLRRRLGDDAAKPAYVLTARGLGYRMAAP